One genomic window of Cystobacter ferrugineus includes the following:
- a CDS encoding peroxiredoxin codes for MLTVGDKIPAFNLKAVVSLEKGKEFKDINQGSYKGKWTVLFFWPKDFTFICPTEIAEFGKREKDFQDRNAQILGVSTDSEYVHHAWRTHHPDLKGLPFPMLADIKRELSTALGVLHKDEGVALRATFIADPEGIIRHVSVNDLSVGRNVSEVLRTLDAFQTDELCPCNWQKGEETLTSKLAKAG; via the coding sequence ATGCTGACCGTTGGCGACAAGATTCCCGCGTTCAACCTGAAGGCCGTGGTGAGCCTGGAGAAGGGCAAGGAGTTCAAGGACATCAACCAGGGCTCCTACAAGGGCAAGTGGACGGTGCTGTTCTTCTGGCCCAAGGACTTCACCTTCATCTGCCCGACGGAGATCGCGGAGTTCGGCAAGCGCGAGAAGGACTTCCAGGATCGCAACGCGCAGATCCTCGGCGTGAGCACGGACAGCGAGTACGTGCACCACGCGTGGCGTACGCACCACCCGGACCTCAAGGGTCTGCCCTTCCCGATGCTGGCGGACATCAAGCGCGAGCTGAGCACGGCGCTGGGCGTGCTGCACAAGGACGAGGGCGTGGCCCTGCGCGCCACCTTCATCGCGGACCCCGAGGGCATCATCCGGCACGTGTCGGTGAACGACCTGTCGGTGGGCCGTAACGTGAGCGAGGTGCTCCGCACGCTGGACGCGTTCCAGACGGACGAGCTCTGCCCCTGCAACTGGCAGAAGGGCGAGGAGACCCTCACCTCCAAGCTGGCGAAGGCGGGGTAA
- the dps gene encoding DNA starvation/stationary phase protection protein Dps, translated as MYRSPSPLPEQSRAALVDQLNARLADGLDLHSQIKVAHWNIKGPQFAALHPLFETFAVSLANHNDSVAERAVTLGGKAYGTSRYVAKTSRLADYPQETTRDLEHVKLLAERIEGYLVGLRDSRKVAEQHQDTDTVDLFTGIITEFEKHAWFLRASLES; from the coding sequence ATGTACCGCAGCCCGAGCCCCCTTCCCGAGCAGTCCCGCGCCGCCCTCGTCGATCAGCTCAACGCGCGTCTGGCCGACGGTCTGGATCTGCACAGCCAGATCAAGGTCGCGCACTGGAACATCAAGGGCCCGCAGTTCGCGGCGCTCCATCCGCTCTTCGAGACGTTCGCGGTGAGCCTGGCCAACCACAACGACTCGGTGGCCGAGCGCGCCGTGACGCTGGGCGGCAAGGCCTACGGCACCAGCCGCTACGTGGCCAAGACGAGCCGGCTGGCGGACTACCCGCAGGAGACGACGAGGGACCTGGAGCACGTGAAGCTGCTGGCCGAGCGCATCGAAGGCTACCTCGTCGGATTGCGCGACAGCCGCAAGGTGGCCGAGCAGCACCAGGACACGGACACCGTGGACCTGTTCACCGGCATCATCACCGAGTTCGAGAAGCACGCGTGGTTCCTGCGCGCCTCGCTCGAGAGCTGA
- a CDS encoding glutathione S-transferase family protein → MPHPDRTLYQFPISHFCEKTRWNLDAKAIPYGVRNLLPGPHARVTKRLTGGRGHSVPVLVDRGTPLGDSTDIALHLERAYPSAPRLLPAEGPERERVLELEAYFDEAAGVHVRRWVYAKLLEEESEVKSVLFRAFPLPVRLIGRAMFPLVKKNIQRHYVQSPEKVEESRVKLLEGLERLERELQGDPSRYLVGDRLSIADITAAALYSPLMRPEGSPYAPQRGDRVPRQLERMREELLTRPAGQWFVRRYREDRQRLARGFPPGS, encoded by the coding sequence ATGCCTCACCCCGACCGCACGCTCTATCAATTCCCCATCTCCCACTTCTGCGAGAAGACCCGCTGGAACCTCGACGCCAAGGCCATTCCCTATGGCGTCCGCAACCTGCTGCCCGGTCCTCACGCCAGGGTGACGAAGCGTCTGACGGGGGGACGCGGCCACTCCGTTCCCGTCCTGGTGGACCGGGGCACGCCCCTGGGTGACTCCACCGACATCGCCTTGCACCTGGAGCGCGCCTATCCGTCCGCGCCCCGGCTGCTCCCCGCCGAGGGGCCCGAGCGCGAGCGCGTCCTGGAGCTGGAGGCCTACTTCGACGAGGCGGCCGGCGTGCACGTGCGGCGCTGGGTGTACGCGAAGCTGCTCGAGGAGGAGTCGGAGGTGAAGTCCGTGCTCTTCAGGGCCTTTCCGCTCCCGGTGCGCCTGATCGGGCGCGCGATGTTTCCCCTCGTGAAGAAGAACATCCAGCGCCACTACGTCCAGTCGCCCGAGAAGGTGGAGGAGTCGCGGGTGAAGCTGCTGGAGGGACTCGAGCGGCTGGAGCGGGAGCTCCAAGGAGATCCCTCGCGCTACCTGGTGGGGGACCGCCTGTCGATCGCGGACATCACCGCGGCGGCGCTCTACTCCCCGTTGATGCGCCCCGAGGGCTCTCCGTATGCGCCCCAGCGAGGGGATCGCGTGCCGCGTCAACTCGAGCGGATGCGCGAGGAACTCCTGACTCGTCCCGCGGGCCAGTGGTTCGTGCGGCGCTACCGGGAGGATCGCCAGCGCCTGGCCCGGGGTTTTCCCCCCGGGAGCTGA
- a CDS encoding helix-turn-helix domain-containing protein gives MAMERTSENLARNLRALRDARGLSQQQIARLAGVPRATWTHLESGSGNPTLSVLLRVASSLQTTVEELLGAPRQEARLVKRASLSSRTKGNVRIERVLPDSLPGLIIERMEFPGDGVLVGVPHTPGTREYLTCESGTLELVTVGSVWTLEARDVLVFRGDQKHTYRNKGDKPLVAFSIVVLAPGGI, from the coding sequence ATGGCCATGGAGCGCACCTCCGAGAACCTGGCGCGCAACCTGCGCGCGCTGCGCGACGCGCGCGGCTTGAGTCAGCAGCAGATCGCCCGGCTGGCGGGCGTGCCGCGCGCGACGTGGACCCACCTGGAGTCGGGCAGTGGAAACCCGACCCTGTCAGTCCTGTTGCGCGTCGCGTCGTCGTTGCAGACCACGGTGGAGGAGCTGCTCGGCGCGCCCCGGCAGGAAGCCCGGCTCGTCAAGCGGGCGAGCCTGTCCTCGCGCACCAAGGGCAACGTGCGCATCGAGCGGGTGCTGCCCGACAGCCTGCCGGGCCTCATCATCGAGCGGATGGAGTTTCCCGGCGACGGCGTGCTCGTGGGCGTTCCCCACACGCCCGGCACGCGGGAATACCTCACGTGCGAGAGCGGCACCCTGGAGCTGGTGACGGTCGGCTCCGTGTGGACGCTCGAGGCGCGCGACGTGCTCGTCTTCCGGGGGGACCAGAAGCACACCTACCGCAACAAGGGGGACAAGCCGCTGGTGGCCTTCAGCATCGTCGTGCTGGCCCCCGGGGGAATTTGA
- a CDS encoding carboxymuconolactone decarboxylase family protein yields MASLEVVRGELADAHKDTRLNLQSVLENNSLTPAQRWGVAVACAYASRNELLKKAILHEARQALGEQAEPVIEDSRAAASLMGMNNIYYRFRHMVGKESYATKRPGLRMNRLGQVLTNKVDFELVCLAVSAINGCEMCVQSHEKVVIDGGISEDQVNDAIRIASVIHAAAVGLES; encoded by the coding sequence ATGGCGTCGCTCGAAGTCGTCCGCGGTGAGCTGGCGGATGCCCACAAGGACACCCGCCTGAACCTCCAGTCCGTGCTGGAGAACAACAGCCTCACCCCCGCTCAGCGCTGGGGCGTGGCCGTGGCCTGCGCCTACGCCTCGCGCAACGAGCTGCTCAAGAAGGCCATTCTCCACGAGGCCCGCCAGGCCCTCGGCGAGCAGGCCGAGCCCGTCATCGAGGACTCCCGCGCGGCGGCCTCGCTGATGGGGATGAACAACATCTACTACCGGTTCCGTCACATGGTGGGCAAGGAGTCCTACGCCACCAAGCGGCCCGGTCTGCGGATGAACCGTCTGGGGCAGGTGCTCACCAACAAGGTGGACTTCGAGCTCGTCTGCCTCGCGGTGAGCGCCATCAACGGCTGTGAGATGTGCGTGCAGTCGCACGAGAAGGTCGTCATCGACGGTGGCATCTCCGAGGATCAGGTGAACGATGCCATCCGCATCGCCTCGGTCATCCACGCGGCGGCGGTCGGTCTCGAGTCGTAA
- a CDS encoding prolyl oligopeptidase family serine peptidase has protein sequence MRTPLVSAVACAFWLTHCSHAPEPREAPAPSAPSPSVATPASAPKGLSYPVARKDDVVDDYHGTKVADPYRWLENPDSPESRQWIEAENQLTFGYLEKIPLRARLKQRMTELWDYERFSVPWKQGSRYFFFRNDGLQNQSVLYTADSLTAEPRVLLDPNTLSADGTVALAGQDITEDGNLMAYGVATAGSDWKELRVRDVRTGKDLPDIIKWVKFSDPSWTRDGKGFFYSRYDEPKTSEALSGANYYQKLYFHQLGTPQSQDTLVYERKDQKEWGFGGHVSDDGRYLVINVSRGTEQKNLVFYKDLKDPKAKVVELLRDWDAEYEYIANDGTLFWFKTDLDAPRGRVVAIDLRKPERKEWKEIIPQGEETIASVNMVNDAFLLNVMKDAHSVVRRVSRDGKPLGELALPGLGSVSGLNGKRQDTETFYSYSSYTSPPTVYRYDLKSGQSTVFKAPQVKFDPSQYETEQVFFQSKDGTRVPIFLSHKKGLKWDGTTPTLLYGYGGFNVPLTPGFSVANLVWMEQGGLYAVVNLRGGGEYGREWHEAGTKLRKQNVFDDFIGAAEYLIAQKYTSTPRLAISGRSNGGLLVGAAVTQRPDLFGVALPGVGVLDMLRFHKFTIGWAWTSDYGSAENPEEFKALHAYSPLHQVKPGTRYPAMLVHTADHDDRVVPGHSFKFTAAAQAAQAGEAPVLIRIETKAGHGAGKPTSKIIEEYSDLWAFSLDQMGVGRTQSVAGTQSP, from the coding sequence ATGCGAACCCCTCTTGTTTCCGCCGTCGCGTGCGCCTTCTGGCTCACGCACTGCAGTCATGCTCCGGAGCCGCGGGAAGCGCCCGCCCCCAGCGCTCCGTCCCCCTCCGTCGCCACCCCCGCCAGCGCGCCCAAGGGCCTGAGCTATCCGGTCGCGCGCAAGGACGACGTGGTCGACGACTACCACGGCACGAAGGTGGCTGACCCCTACCGCTGGCTGGAGAACCCGGACTCGCCCGAGTCCCGCCAGTGGATCGAAGCGGAGAACCAGCTCACCTTCGGCTACCTGGAGAAGATTCCCCTGCGCGCGCGGCTCAAGCAGCGGATGACGGAGCTGTGGGACTACGAGCGCTTCTCCGTCCCCTGGAAGCAGGGCAGCCGCTACTTCTTCTTCCGCAACGACGGCCTGCAGAACCAGTCCGTGCTCTACACGGCGGACTCGCTCACGGCCGAGCCCCGGGTGCTGTTGGATCCCAACACGCTGTCCGCGGATGGCACGGTGGCGCTCGCCGGGCAGGACATCACCGAGGACGGCAACCTGATGGCCTATGGCGTGGCCACCGCCGGCAGTGATTGGAAGGAGCTGCGCGTGCGCGACGTGCGCACGGGCAAGGACCTGCCGGACATCATCAAGTGGGTGAAGTTCTCGGATCCCTCGTGGACCCGGGACGGCAAGGGCTTCTTCTACAGCCGCTATGACGAGCCCAAGACGAGCGAGGCGCTCAGCGGCGCCAACTACTACCAGAAGCTCTACTTCCACCAGCTCGGCACGCCGCAGAGCCAGGACACGCTCGTCTACGAGCGCAAGGATCAGAAGGAGTGGGGCTTTGGCGGCCACGTCTCCGACGACGGGCGCTACCTCGTCATCAACGTCTCGCGGGGCACCGAGCAGAAGAACCTGGTGTTCTACAAGGACCTGAAGGACCCCAAGGCCAAGGTCGTGGAGCTGCTGCGCGACTGGGACGCGGAATACGAGTACATCGCCAACGACGGCACGCTGTTCTGGTTCAAGACGGATCTGGACGCGCCCCGCGGCCGCGTGGTCGCCATCGACCTGCGCAAGCCGGAGCGCAAGGAGTGGAAGGAGATCATCCCCCAGGGCGAGGAGACGATCGCCTCGGTGAACATGGTCAACGATGCCTTCCTGCTCAACGTGATGAAGGACGCGCACTCGGTGGTGCGGCGGGTGTCGCGTGACGGCAAGCCCCTGGGCGAGCTCGCGCTGCCGGGCCTGGGCAGCGTGTCGGGCCTCAACGGCAAGCGCCAGGACACGGAGACCTTCTACTCGTACTCCAGCTACACCTCGCCGCCCACCGTGTACCGCTATGACCTGAAGTCGGGCCAGAGCACGGTGTTCAAGGCGCCCCAGGTGAAGTTCGATCCGTCGCAGTACGAGACGGAGCAGGTCTTCTTCCAGAGCAAGGATGGCACCCGCGTGCCCATCTTCCTCAGCCACAAGAAGGGGCTGAAGTGGGACGGCACCACGCCCACGCTGCTGTATGGCTATGGCGGCTTCAACGTCCCCCTGACGCCGGGCTTCAGCGTGGCCAACCTGGTGTGGATGGAGCAGGGCGGCCTCTACGCCGTGGTGAACCTGCGCGGCGGCGGCGAGTACGGCCGGGAGTGGCACGAGGCCGGCACGAAGCTGCGCAAGCAGAACGTCTTCGACGACTTCATCGGCGCGGCCGAGTACCTCATCGCCCAGAAGTACACCTCCACGCCCCGGCTGGCGATCTCCGGCCGCTCCAACGGCGGGTTGCTCGTTGGCGCGGCGGTGACGCAGCGGCCGGACCTCTTCGGCGTGGCGCTGCCCGGCGTGGGCGTGCTCGACATGCTGCGCTTCCACAAGTTCACCATCGGCTGGGCGTGGACGAGCGACTACGGCTCCGCGGAGAACCCGGAGGAGTTCAAGGCGCTCCATGCCTACTCGCCGCTGCACCAGGTGAAGCCCGGCACGCGCTACCCCGCCATGCTCGTGCACACCGCGGACCATGACGACCGCGTGGTGCCCGGCCACAGCTTCAAGTTCACGGCGGCCGCCCAGGCGGCGCAGGCCGGTGAGGCCCCGGTGCTCATCCGCATCGAGACCAAGGCGGGCCACGGCGCGGGCAAGCCCACGAGCAAGATCATCGAGGAGTACAGCGACCTGTGGGCCTTCTCGTTGGACCAGATGGGCGTGGGCCGCACCCAGTCCGTCGCGGGCACCCAGTCTCCCTGA
- a CDS encoding M13 family metallopeptidase: MNRMKFLRHAWAPGTLGACLLLGCAASTRSTAPAETPSAPQAEAKSPTLSLGVETKHFDTSVRPQDDFFRYVNGTWLKTTKIPADKGRYGSFIELRDKSEEALRTLIEESAAVQSPASGSDTQKVADVYKSFMDTERIESLGIEPLRADLQRIAGLKDKKELPELFAALGRMSVQTPFGGFVGQDAKNAERYILYVNQSGLGLPDRDYYSKPEQRFVEMRAAYLTFIETMMRLAGEKDPAGAAKTILALETSLAEKHWDRVRNRDREATYNIKTVAELEALTPGFSWARYLKAAGTEKTPGIIVRQPDYFQALAAMLQSTPLPTLKQYLTFKLVSAYAPLLSTPFEQAHFAFYGKTLQGLEENRPRWKRGVESVNGALGEVLGRLYVERYFTPESKARMQKLVDNLRVSFKQGIDQLDWMSPATKTQAQQKLAKFNVKIGYPEKWRDYSALTVRADDLVGNVKRSSEFEYNYDVEKLGKPIDRLEWGMTPQTVNAYYNSSMNEIVFPAAILQPPFFDPKADDATNYGAIGGVIGHEISHGFDDQGSRSDGDGNLRDWWTAEDKAAFQQRTGQLSDQYSSFSPIQGMNVNGKLTLGENIGDLSGLTVAYKAYKLSLGGKEAPVIESFTGDQRFFLGWAQVWRTANREDALRQQLLTDPHSPGEYRVNGVVRNMPEFYSAFGVKEGDGAFLPADKRVKIW; encoded by the coding sequence ATGAACCGCATGAAGTTCCTCCGTCACGCCTGGGCCCCTGGTACGCTCGGCGCCTGCCTCCTGCTGGGATGCGCGGCGAGCACCCGCTCCACCGCTCCGGCGGAGACCCCCTCCGCTCCCCAGGCGGAGGCCAAGAGCCCGACCCTGTCGCTCGGCGTCGAGACGAAGCACTTCGACACCAGCGTGCGTCCCCAGGATGACTTCTTCCGCTACGTCAACGGCACGTGGCTGAAGACGACCAAGATTCCGGCGGACAAGGGCCGCTACGGCTCCTTCATCGAGCTGCGCGACAAGAGCGAGGAGGCGCTGCGCACCCTCATCGAGGAGTCCGCCGCCGTCCAGTCTCCGGCGTCCGGCTCCGACACCCAGAAGGTGGCGGACGTCTACAAGAGCTTCATGGACACCGAGCGCATCGAGTCGCTCGGCATCGAGCCGCTGCGGGCGGACCTCCAGCGCATCGCCGGGCTCAAGGACAAGAAGGAGCTGCCGGAGCTGTTCGCCGCGCTCGGGCGCATGAGTGTGCAGACGCCGTTTGGCGGCTTCGTGGGCCAGGACGCCAAGAACGCCGAGCGCTACATCCTCTACGTCAACCAGAGCGGGCTGGGCCTGCCGGATCGCGACTACTACAGCAAGCCCGAGCAGCGCTTCGTCGAGATGCGCGCCGCGTACCTCACATTCATCGAGACGATGATGCGCCTCGCGGGGGAGAAGGATCCCGCGGGCGCGGCGAAGACGATCCTCGCCCTGGAGACGTCGCTGGCGGAGAAGCACTGGGATCGCGTGCGCAACCGGGACCGCGAGGCCACGTACAACATCAAGACCGTGGCGGAGCTGGAGGCGCTCACGCCGGGGTTCTCGTGGGCGCGCTACCTCAAGGCCGCGGGGACCGAGAAGACGCCGGGCATCATCGTGCGCCAGCCGGACTACTTCCAGGCCCTGGCCGCGATGCTCCAGAGCACGCCCCTGCCCACCCTCAAGCAGTACCTCACCTTCAAGCTGGTGAGCGCGTACGCGCCCCTGCTCAGCACGCCCTTCGAGCAGGCTCACTTCGCCTTCTATGGCAAGACGCTCCAGGGACTGGAGGAGAACCGGCCCCGGTGGAAGCGCGGGGTGGAGTCCGTGAACGGCGCGCTGGGCGAGGTGCTCGGCCGGCTCTACGTGGAGCGCTACTTCACGCCCGAGAGCAAGGCGCGCATGCAGAAGCTGGTGGACAACCTCCGGGTCTCCTTCAAGCAGGGCATCGACCAGCTCGACTGGATGAGCCCGGCGACCAAGACCCAGGCCCAGCAGAAGCTGGCGAAGTTCAACGTGAAGATCGGCTACCCGGAGAAGTGGCGGGACTACTCCGCGCTCACCGTCCGGGCGGATGATCTGGTGGGCAACGTGAAGCGCTCGAGCGAGTTCGAGTACAACTACGACGTGGAGAAGCTCGGCAAGCCCATTGATCGGCTGGAGTGGGGCATGACGCCGCAGACGGTGAATGCCTACTACAACTCCTCGATGAACGAGATCGTCTTCCCGGCGGCCATCCTCCAGCCTCCGTTCTTCGATCCCAAGGCGGATGACGCCACCAACTACGGCGCCATCGGCGGTGTCATCGGGCATGAGATCAGCCACGGCTTCGACGATCAGGGCAGCCGCTCCGATGGCGATGGCAACCTGCGCGACTGGTGGACCGCGGAGGACAAGGCCGCCTTCCAGCAGCGCACCGGCCAGCTCTCCGACCAGTACTCCAGCTTCAGCCCCATCCAGGGGATGAACGTCAATGGCAAGCTCACCCTGGGTGAGAACATCGGCGACCTGAGCGGCCTGACCGTGGCCTACAAGGCCTACAAGCTGTCCCTCGGTGGCAAGGAGGCTCCGGTCATCGAGAGCTTCACCGGCGACCAGCGCTTCTTCCTCGGCTGGGCCCAGGTGTGGCGCACGGCCAACCGCGAGGACGCGCTGCGTCAGCAGCTCCTCACGGATCCGCACTCGCCGGGCGAGTACCGGGTCAATGGCGTGGTGCGCAACATGCCCGAGTTCTATTCCGCCTTCGGCGTGAAGGAGGGCGATGGCGCCTTCCTGCCGGCCGACAAGCGCGTGAAGATCTGGTGA
- a CDS encoding DUF3014 domain-containing protein → MSDPMPPPSSFGPPPGASKKPPSSRAPLIVVLLGAVVALAIVGYSWWKGRQAPAVAPPPPPAAPVDTAPDASIDDVPPPLPPLAESDARVRELVGLLSSLPELQKWLSSTEDLVRRFSSAVSNIAEGQSPRSSLSFMAPVGDFQVIRRERRLFIAPESFARYDGVTRVLTSLDTSTSAITYKALRPLIQGAYLEISRPGQRFDQTLSNAIQHMLDTPVPEGDVEVVDAPGGVNFNYASEELEGLSAAQKHLVRMGPTNARAIQAKLRELRDALALPPPDASP, encoded by the coding sequence ATGAGCGATCCGATGCCGCCGCCCTCGTCTTTCGGCCCTCCCCCGGGCGCATCGAAGAAGCCCCCGTCCTCACGCGCGCCGCTGATCGTGGTGCTCCTGGGCGCCGTGGTGGCGCTGGCCATCGTGGGGTACTCCTGGTGGAAGGGCCGCCAGGCGCCAGCCGTCGCGCCCCCGCCGCCCCCCGCCGCCCCCGTGGACACGGCGCCGGATGCCTCCATTGACGATGTGCCCCCGCCGCTGCCTCCCCTCGCGGAGAGCGATGCCCGCGTGCGCGAGCTGGTGGGGTTGTTGTCCTCCCTGCCCGAGCTGCAGAAGTGGCTGTCCTCCACCGAGGACCTGGTGCGCCGCTTCTCCTCGGCCGTGTCCAACATCGCCGAGGGCCAGAGCCCCCGCTCCTCGTTGTCCTTCATGGCCCCCGTGGGGGACTTCCAGGTGATCCGGCGCGAGCGCCGCCTCTTCATCGCTCCCGAGAGCTTCGCCCGCTACGACGGCGTGACACGGGTGCTCACGTCGCTCGACACGTCCACCAGCGCCATCACGTACAAGGCGCTCCGGCCGCTCATCCAGGGGGCCTATCTGGAGATCAGCCGCCCCGGGCAGCGCTTCGATCAGACGCTCTCCAACGCCATCCAGCACATGCTGGACACCCCCGTACCCGAGGGCGACGTGGAGGTGGTGGACGCGCCGGGCGGGGTGAACTTCAACTACGCCTCCGAGGAGCTGGAGGGGCTCAGCGCCGCGCAGAAGCACCTGGTGCGCATGGGGCCCACCAACGCCCGGGCCATCCAGGCCAAGCTGCGCGAGCTGCGAGACGCGCTCGCCCTGCCGCCACCCGACGCCTCGCCGTGA
- a CDS encoding TetR/AcrR family transcriptional regulator: protein MPRTEEQNQRLKEERRRALLEAARRVFARKGLAASKMTDLAAAAGISYGLVYHYFPDKESVFAALVEEAVQQGIQLVAEARQRSGSPWEQLQWLCTRVLDGVQREPSFPLILVQAHASESVPGPVGQALERYSSQFFQQIVTLIEAGQEAGQVVRTPAAELAWMWLATIQGLALMRILPHMNHVPYPETNTLMRLFAP from the coding sequence ATGCCTCGCACGGAAGAACAGAACCAGCGGTTGAAGGAGGAGCGACGGCGTGCCCTGTTGGAAGCGGCCCGGCGGGTCTTCGCGCGCAAGGGGCTCGCGGCGAGCAAGATGACGGACCTGGCCGCCGCGGCGGGCATCAGCTACGGGCTCGTCTACCACTACTTCCCGGACAAGGAGTCCGTGTTCGCCGCGCTCGTCGAGGAGGCCGTGCAACAGGGAATCCAGCTCGTCGCCGAGGCGCGCCAGCGCTCCGGCTCCCCGTGGGAGCAGTTGCAGTGGCTGTGCACCCGGGTGCTGGACGGCGTCCAGCGCGAGCCATCCTTCCCGCTCATCCTCGTCCAGGCGCACGCGAGCGAGAGCGTCCCCGGTCCCGTCGGGCAGGCCCTGGAGCGCTACAGCTCACAGTTCTTCCAACAGATCGTGACACTCATCGAGGCGGGCCAGGAAGCGGGCCAGGTGGTGCGCACCCCCGCGGCCGAGCTCGCGTGGATGTGGTTGGCCACCATCCAGGGGCTCGCGCTGATGCGGATCCTCCCCCACATGAACCACGTGCCGTACCCCGAGACGAACACCCTGATGCGGCTCTTCGCGCCGTGA
- a CDS encoding sigma 54-interacting transcriptional regulator: protein MADDIVAVTRADWRGEARDLIELATSERPVAELLRRGLEWLTRVVRFDLATLFLLREGKLVAVVARGPLASERVRRHELRLADFPSLRQALETRRARAFTDEDHSHGDGDPFDGVLDLPPGHSCMVVPLCAAERCYGLLTLDRTECETYPQSVVDLVEVYGQMLATSLQEVEQKSTLERLHQREHEHARLLESQLGGDEVGVLETSRSPVVRELAMRARQVAETETPVLLLGETGTGKERLARAVHRWSTRAEAPFVTLNCAAIPEGLLESELFGHVKGAFTGATKDRAGRFQMAHGGTLFLDEVGEMPVELQAKLLRALQEKTFEPVGSDKTVRADVRILAATHVDLRQAISQRRFREDLYYRLSVFPLRLPPLRERLEDLPLLCAFLLEEQARRTARRGMKVTPEGLVRLATYDWPGNIRELANALERATILSRKRELGAEAFDVPVRAPEPKRPSEPAPAPESVEEGSVATLEEVQRQHILRVLARTQGRLYGPGGAAALLGLKPSTLQSRMKKLGIMRLEQYVANPPPSGK from the coding sequence ATGGCGGATGACATCGTTGCGGTGACGCGCGCGGATTGGCGCGGGGAAGCTCGGGACCTGATCGAGCTGGCGACCTCGGAGCGGCCAGTGGCGGAGCTGCTGCGCCGGGGGCTGGAGTGGCTCACCCGGGTGGTGCGCTTCGATCTCGCCACGCTCTTCTTGCTGCGAGAAGGAAAACTGGTGGCGGTGGTGGCCCGGGGGCCCCTGGCGAGTGAGCGGGTGCGCCGGCACGAGCTGCGGCTGGCGGACTTCCCCTCGCTGCGCCAGGCGCTGGAGACGCGGCGGGCACGGGCCTTCACGGACGAGGACCACTCGCACGGGGACGGCGACCCCTTCGATGGAGTGCTGGACCTGCCGCCCGGGCACTCGTGCATGGTGGTGCCCCTGTGCGCGGCGGAGCGCTGCTACGGGCTGCTGACGTTGGATAGAACCGAGTGCGAGACGTATCCGCAGTCGGTGGTGGACCTGGTGGAGGTGTACGGGCAGATGTTGGCCACGTCGCTGCAGGAGGTCGAGCAGAAGAGCACGCTCGAGCGGCTGCACCAGCGGGAGCACGAGCACGCGCGGCTGCTGGAGTCGCAACTGGGCGGGGACGAGGTGGGGGTGCTGGAGACGTCGCGCAGCCCGGTGGTGCGCGAGCTGGCGATGCGGGCGCGGCAGGTGGCGGAGACGGAGACGCCGGTGTTGCTGCTGGGCGAGACGGGCACGGGCAAGGAGCGGCTGGCGCGGGCGGTGCACCGCTGGAGCACCCGGGCGGAGGCGCCCTTCGTGACGCTCAACTGCGCGGCCATTCCCGAGGGGCTCCTGGAGAGCGAGCTGTTCGGCCACGTGAAGGGCGCGTTCACCGGGGCCACGAAGGACCGGGCCGGGCGCTTCCAGATGGCGCACGGGGGCACGCTCTTCCTCGACGAGGTGGGGGAGATGCCCGTGGAGCTGCAGGCCAAGCTGCTGCGCGCCCTGCAGGAGAAGACCTTCGAGCCGGTGGGCAGTGACAAGACGGTGCGCGCGGACGTGCGCATCCTCGCCGCCACCCACGTGGACCTGCGCCAGGCCATCTCCCAGCGGCGCTTCCGCGAGGACCTCTATTACCGGCTGAGCGTCTTCCCGCTGCGGCTGCCGCCCTTGCGCGAGCGGCTGGAGGATCTGCCGCTCTTGTGTGCCTTCCTCCTGGAGGAGCAGGCCCGGAGGACGGCGCGGCGGGGGATGAAGGTGACGCCGGAGGGGCTCGTGCGCCTGGCGACCTACGACTGGCCGGGCAACATCCGCGAGCTGGCCAATGCGTTGGAGCGCGCCACCATCCTGTCGCGCAAGCGGGAGCTGGGCGCCGAGGCGTTCGACGTGCCCGTGCGCGCGCCCGAGCCGAAGCGCCCCTCCGAGCCCGCCCCCGCCCCGGAGTCCGTGGAGGAGGGCTCCGTGGCGACGCTGGAGGAGGTGCAGCGCCAGCACATCCTGCGCGTGCTCGCCCGCACGCAGGGCCGGCTCTACGGCCCCGGGGGCGCCGCGGCGCTGTTGGGTCTCAAACCCTCCACGCTGCAAAGTCGCATGAAGAAGCTGGGCATCATGCGTCTGGAGCAATACGTGGCCAACCCGCCGCCTTCCGGGAAATAG